In Amyelois transitella isolate CPQ chromosome 26, ilAmyTran1.1, whole genome shotgun sequence, the following proteins share a genomic window:
- the LOC106131730 gene encoding uncharacterized protein LOC106131730 isoform X8 translates to MDSISCTMNIIIICMCLFLIWMWFFFGYYFNKRQKTRNQPQRRGVFVGSRERPSAQPEPTIYVSPANLPPPPKYEALAPPSYEEVMAAAYPDYPATQPQPITYPLTHAAQASSSPPRSEEPPQSTVITVTSDERRTSVTVATS, encoded by the exons ATGGATTCAATTTCTTGTACAATGAACATTATTATCATTTGTATGTGCCTGTTTCTTATCTGGATGTGGTTCTTTTTtggatattattttaataaaa GGCAAAAAACTCGGAATCAGCCGCAGAGGCGGGGCGTGTTTGTGGGCTCCCGCGAGAGGCCGTCGGCGCAGCCCGAGCCCACCATTTATGTGAGCCCGGCCAATTTACCGCCACCTCCCAAATATG AGGCACTAGCCCCGCCTAGTTACGAGGAAGTCATGGCAGCTGCCTACCCCGACTACCCAGCCACCCAGCCGCAACCCATCACGTACCCCCTCACGCACGCCGCACAAGCTTCCTCGTCACCGCCAAGATCCGAGGAACCTCCACAATCCACGGTCATAACAGTCACTTCAGACGAGAGAAGAACGTCTGTGACCGTCGCCACGTCATGA
- the LOC106131730 gene encoding uncharacterized protein LOC106131730 isoform X3 — protein MYFLIKSDDVDPATIDVSESTPLFIILSFMTTTCMVILFILICLRTVIGQKTRNQPQRRGVFVGSRERPSAQPEPTIYVSPANLPPPPKYEALAPPSYEEVMAAAYPDYPATQPQPITYPLTHAAQASSSPPRSEEPPQSTVITVTSDERRTSVTVATS, from the exons AtgtatttcttaataaaatcgGATGATGTTGATCCAGCAACAATAGATGTATCTGAATCTactccattatttattatattatcgtTTATGACTACTACGTGTATGgtgattttattcattttgatTTGTTTGCGGACTGTTATag GGCAAAAAACTCGGAATCAGCCGCAGAGGCGGGGCGTGTTTGTGGGCTCCCGCGAGAGGCCGTCGGCGCAGCCCGAGCCCACCATTTATGTGAGCCCGGCCAATTTACCGCCACCTCCCAAATATG AGGCACTAGCCCCGCCTAGTTACGAGGAAGTCATGGCAGCTGCCTACCCCGACTACCCAGCCACCCAGCCGCAACCCATCACGTACCCCCTCACGCACGCCGCACAAGCTTCCTCGTCACCGCCAAGATCCGAGGAACCTCCACAATCCACGGTCATAACAGTCACTTCAGACGAGAGAAGAACGTCTGTGACCGTCGCCACGTCATGA
- the LOC106131730 gene encoding uncharacterized protein LOC106131730 isoform X10 — translation MTPLPMFGPHSLFFLIVVLLFIALSILIGFLRQKTRNQPQRRGVFVGSRERPSAQPEPTIYVSPANLPPPPKYEALAPPSYEEVMAAAYPDYPATQPQPITYPLTHAAQASSSPPRSEEPPQSTVITVTSDERRTSVTVATS, via the exons atgacaccactacctatgttcgGACCGcattctttgtttttcttgATTGTAGTGTTGTTATTTATCGCGTTATCGATACTTATAGGATTTTTAC GGCAAAAAACTCGGAATCAGCCGCAGAGGCGGGGCGTGTTTGTGGGCTCCCGCGAGAGGCCGTCGGCGCAGCCCGAGCCCACCATTTATGTGAGCCCGGCCAATTTACCGCCACCTCCCAAATATG AGGCACTAGCCCCGCCTAGTTACGAGGAAGTCATGGCAGCTGCCTACCCCGACTACCCAGCCACCCAGCCGCAACCCATCACGTACCCCCTCACGCACGCCGCACAAGCTTCCTCGTCACCGCCAAGATCCGAGGAACCTCCACAATCCACGGTCATAACAGTCACTTCAGACGAGAGAAGAACGTCTGTGACCGTCGCCACGTCATGA
- the LOC106131730 gene encoding uncharacterized protein LOC106131730 isoform X4: MAPWDDTVTVPRSSISATTIGVIAALSTLLLMSFVLMCVKIRHYGQKTRNQPQRRGVFVGSRERPSAQPEPTIYVSPANLPPPPKYEALAPPSYEEVMAAAYPDYPATQPQPITYPLTHAAQASSSPPRSEEPPQSTVITVTSDERRTSVTVATS; encoded by the exons ATGGCTCCTTGGGACGATACAGTTACCGTTCCTCGCAGTTCTATATCGGCCACAACCATAGGTGTGATAGCTGCTCTCAGTACATTACTGCTCATGAGTTTTGTACTCATGTGCGTGAAAATCCGTCACTATg GGCAAAAAACTCGGAATCAGCCGCAGAGGCGGGGCGTGTTTGTGGGCTCCCGCGAGAGGCCGTCGGCGCAGCCCGAGCCCACCATTTATGTGAGCCCGGCCAATTTACCGCCACCTCCCAAATATG AGGCACTAGCCCCGCCTAGTTACGAGGAAGTCATGGCAGCTGCCTACCCCGACTACCCAGCCACCCAGCCGCAACCCATCACGTACCCCCTCACGCACGCCGCACAAGCTTCCTCGTCACCGCCAAGATCCGAGGAACCTCCACAATCCACGGTCATAACAGTCACTTCAGACGAGAGAAGAACGTCTGTGACCGTCGCCACGTCATGA
- the LOC106131730 gene encoding uncharacterized protein LOC106131730 isoform X7 yields the protein MDILIAILVTTVPAIMFFTCIILVGWLVTAIFWCRQKTRNQPQRRGVFVGSRERPSAQPEPTIYVSPANLPPPPKYEALAPPSYEEVMAAAYPDYPATQPQPITYPLTHAAQASSSPPRSEEPPQSTVITVTSDERRTSVTVATS from the exons ATGGATATATTAATTGCTATTTTAGTGACCACGGTGCCAGCTATAATGTTTTTCACTTGTATAATCTTAGTGGGTTGGCTGGTGACTGCCATTTTCTGGtgta GGCAAAAAACTCGGAATCAGCCGCAGAGGCGGGGCGTGTTTGTGGGCTCCCGCGAGAGGCCGTCGGCGCAGCCCGAGCCCACCATTTATGTGAGCCCGGCCAATTTACCGCCACCTCCCAAATATG AGGCACTAGCCCCGCCTAGTTACGAGGAAGTCATGGCAGCTGCCTACCCCGACTACCCAGCCACCCAGCCGCAACCCATCACGTACCCCCTCACGCACGCCGCACAAGCTTCCTCGTCACCGCCAAGATCCGAGGAACCTCCACAATCCACGGTCATAACAGTCACTTCAGACGAGAGAAGAACGTCTGTGACCGTCGCCACGTCATGA
- the LOC106131730 gene encoding uncharacterized protein LOC106131730 isoform X1, producing MPPMFGQPNYNFDDTEEDYGEYKQDDENSQVNLTHMAFWYMVVLIGMLLSWLVIFFCLRIITLGQKTRNQPQRRGVFVGSRERPSAQPEPTIYVSPANLPPPPKYEALAPPSYEEVMAAAYPDYPATQPQPITYPLTHAAQASSSPPRSEEPPQSTVITVTSDERRTSVTVATS from the exons ATGCCTCCAATGTTTGGCCAACCCAACTACAATTTTGACGATACCGAGGAAGATTACGGCGAGTATAAGCAAGACGATGAGAATTCCCAAGTTAACCTGACGCACATGGCCTTCTGGTACATGGTCGTGCTGATTGGCATGCTCCTCAGTTGGCTAGTGATCTTCTTCTGCCTCAGGATTATCACTTTAG GGCAAAAAACTCGGAATCAGCCGCAGAGGCGGGGCGTGTTTGTGGGCTCCCGCGAGAGGCCGTCGGCGCAGCCCGAGCCCACCATTTATGTGAGCCCGGCCAATTTACCGCCACCTCCCAAATATG AGGCACTAGCCCCGCCTAGTTACGAGGAAGTCATGGCAGCTGCCTACCCCGACTACCCAGCCACCCAGCCGCAACCCATCACGTACCCCCTCACGCACGCCGCACAAGCTTCCTCGTCACCGCCAAGATCCGAGGAACCTCCACAATCCACGGTCATAACAGTCACTTCAGACGAGAGAAGAACGTCTGTGACCGTCGCCACGTCATGA